A genomic window from Gossypium hirsutum isolate 1008001.06 chromosome D10, Gossypium_hirsutum_v2.1, whole genome shotgun sequence includes:
- the LOC107944130 gene encoding uncharacterized protein isoform X5, which produces MAYLRPLIFYILAALAIFMLISPSHSSLDNVNDNVTVSLYYETSLCPRCASFISNDLVKVFHTDLHTITNLRLVPWSNAEIHCQHGEEECHLNTIHSCVIHFWPDVKEHLEFIGCTEQQSLKGWPVEALWKNCSEKLRLNEEIINECYTTGFGYKLLLQYANETAHLKPAQEYVPWVVVNNQPLRQDFENFVKYVCQAYKGDHKPAACKAQSSNLSPTIYALPQPPVIPVVDFYKLALQWPPSVCRSTLNCKLPIPTDFKIHGIWAQDAHDMPVPPYDGRKPCTHPAPILSWLPLQHLLMSDVALWNQLPTRWPNLASTGSDNGFWTKEWVKHGTCSDFAQHPLSYFQSAIQLRTNLNPAMGLTRGSTYTVRQVADIVFRLIGASPQISCSKHRRTRVLLLGEMFICYGRPGPSHTFGTPQNCSNLFYGLCSSGSDTIEFP; this is translated from the exons ATGGCTTATCTTCGACCATTGATCTTCTATATTCTGGCTGCTCTTGCAATATTCATGCTTATTTCTCCCTCCCATTCCTCTTTAGATAATGTTAATGACAACGTTACTGTGTCACTGTACTATGAAACAAGTTTATGTCCACGTTGTGCCTCCTTTATCTCCAATGACCTCGTCAAGGTCTTCCACACTGACCTCCATACCATTACCAATCTAAGATTGGTCCCTTGGAGCAATGCTGAAATCCATTGCCAG catggagaagaagaatgcCACTTAAACACTATACatagttgtgtcatccatttcTGGCCTGATGTG AAAGAACACTTGGAATTCATTGGCTGCACAGAGCAACAAAGCTTAAAGGGGTGGCCCGTTGAAGCACTGTGGAAAAATTGCAGTGAAAAGCTGAGATTGAATGAGGAGATAATCAACGAATGCTATACTACTGGATTTGGATATAAG CTTCTGCTGCAATATGCTAACGAAACCGCACATCTGAAGCCAGCTCAAGAATATGTGCCATGGGTGGTGGTGAATAATCAGCCACTCAGACAA gactttgaaaattttgtgaaatatgtgTGCCAAGCTTATAAAGGAGATCATAAACCAGCTGCTTGCAAAGCACAATCATCCAATCTCAGCCCAACCATCTATGCAT TACCCCAGCCGCCAGTAATTCCAGTGGTAGACTTCTACAAATTGGCGCTTCAGTGGCCTCCCTCTGTTTGTAGGTCTACTCTCAACTGTAAACTCCCAATCCCAACTGATTTCAAAATACATGGAATTTGGGCGCAAGACGCTCATGACATGCCGGTGCCCCCGTACGATGGAAGGAAGCCTTGCACCCATCCAGCACCTATTCTAAGCTGGTTACCACTCCAA catTTGTTGATGAGCGATGTAGCTCTTTGGAACCAATTGCCCACACGTTGGCCGAACTTGGCATCGACAGGGTCAGACAATGGGTTTTGGACCAAGGAATGGGTGAAACATGGCACATGTTCCGACTTTGCACAACATCCTCTGTCATACTTCCAATCGGCCATACAACTTAGGACAAATTTAAATCCAG CTATGGGACTCACACGTGGATCCACCTATACGGTCCGACAAGTTGCGGACATAGTTTTCCGGCTTATAGGAGCATCTCCACAAATTTCTTGCAGTAAACACAGAAGAACTAGAGTTCTACTACTCGGGGAGATGTTTATTTGTTATGGAAGACCGGGGCCATCCCATACCTTTGGAACTCCCCAAAATTGTTCCAACTTATTTTACGGCCTGTGCAGTAGTGGATCCGATACCATAGAATTTCCATAG
- the LOC107944130 gene encoding uncharacterized protein isoform X2, which translates to MAYLRPLIFYILAALAIFMLISPSHSSLDNVNDNVTVSLYYETSLCPRCASFISNDLVKVFHTDLHTITNLRLVPWSNAEIHCQHGEEECHLNTIHSCVIHFWPDVKEHLEFIGCTEQQSLKGWPVEALWKNCSEKLRLNEEIINECYTTGFGYKLLLQYANETAHLKPAQEYVPWVVVNNQPLRQDFENFVKYVCQAYKGDHKPAACKAQSSNLSPTIYASFAVPQPPVIPVVDFYKLALQWPPSVCRSTLNCKLPIPTDFKIHGIWAQDAHDMPVPPYDGRKPCTHPAPILSWLPLQHLLMSDVALWNQLPTRWPNLASTGSDNGFWTKEWVKHGTCSDFAQHPLSYFQSAIQLRTNLNPAMGLTRGSTYTVRQVADIVFRLIGASPQISCSKHRRTRVLLLGEMFICYGRPGPSHTFGTPQNCSNLFYGLCSSGSDTIEFP; encoded by the exons ATGGCTTATCTTCGACCATTGATCTTCTATATTCTGGCTGCTCTTGCAATATTCATGCTTATTTCTCCCTCCCATTCCTCTTTAGATAATGTTAATGACAACGTTACTGTGTCACTGTACTATGAAACAAGTTTATGTCCACGTTGTGCCTCCTTTATCTCCAATGACCTCGTCAAGGTCTTCCACACTGACCTCCATACCATTACCAATCTAAGATTGGTCCCTTGGAGCAATGCTGAAATCCATTGCCAG catggagaagaagaatgcCACTTAAACACTATACatagttgtgtcatccatttcTGGCCTGATGTG AAAGAACACTTGGAATTCATTGGCTGCACAGAGCAACAAAGCTTAAAGGGGTGGCCCGTTGAAGCACTGTGGAAAAATTGCAGTGAAAAGCTGAGATTGAATGAGGAGATAATCAACGAATGCTATACTACTGGATTTGGATATAAG CTTCTGCTGCAATATGCTAACGAAACCGCACATCTGAAGCCAGCTCAAGAATATGTGCCATGGGTGGTGGTGAATAATCAGCCACTCAGACAA gactttgaaaattttgtgaaatatgtgTGCCAAGCTTATAAAGGAGATCATAAACCAGCTGCTTGCAAAGCACAATCATCCAATCTCAGCCCAACCATCTATGCAT CATTTGCAGTACCCCAGCCGCCAGTAATTCCAGTGGTAGACTTCTACAAATTGGCGCTTCAGTGGCCTCCCTCTGTTTGTAGGTCTACTCTCAACTGTAAACTCCCAATCCCAACTGATTTCAAAATACATGGAATTTGGGCGCAAGACGCTCATGACATGCCGGTGCCCCCGTACGATGGAAGGAAGCCTTGCACCCATCCAGCACCTATTCTAAGCTGGTTACCACTCCAA catTTGTTGATGAGCGATGTAGCTCTTTGGAACCAATTGCCCACACGTTGGCCGAACTTGGCATCGACAGGGTCAGACAATGGGTTTTGGACCAAGGAATGGGTGAAACATGGCACATGTTCCGACTTTGCACAACATCCTCTGTCATACTTCCAATCGGCCATACAACTTAGGACAAATTTAAATCCAG CTATGGGACTCACACGTGGATCCACCTATACGGTCCGACAAGTTGCGGACATAGTTTTCCGGCTTATAGGAGCATCTCCACAAATTTCTTGCAGTAAACACAGAAGAACTAGAGTTCTACTACTCGGGGAGATGTTTATTTGTTATGGAAGACCGGGGCCATCCCATACCTTTGGAACTCCCCAAAATTGTTCCAACTTATTTTACGGCCTGTGCAGTAGTGGATCCGATACCATAGAATTTCCATAG
- the LOC107944130 gene encoding uncharacterized protein isoform X1 has translation MAYLRPLIFYILAALAIFMLISPSHSSLDNVNDNVTVSLYYETSLCPRCASFISNDLVKVFHTDLHTITNLRLVPWSNAEIHCQHGEEECHLNTIHSCVIHFWPDVQKEHLEFIGCTEQQSLKGWPVEALWKNCSEKLRLNEEIINECYTTGFGYKLLLQYANETAHLKPAQEYVPWVVVNNQPLRQDFENFVKYVCQAYKGDHKPAACKAQSSNLSPTIYASFAVPQPPVIPVVDFYKLALQWPPSVCRSTLNCKLPIPTDFKIHGIWAQDAHDMPVPPYDGRKPCTHPAPILSWLPLQHLLMSDVALWNQLPTRWPNLASTGSDNGFWTKEWVKHGTCSDFAQHPLSYFQSAIQLRTNLNPAMGLTRGSTYTVRQVADIVFRLIGASPQISCSKHRRTRVLLLGEMFICYGRPGPSHTFGTPQNCSNLFYGLCSSGSDTIEFP, from the exons ATGGCTTATCTTCGACCATTGATCTTCTATATTCTGGCTGCTCTTGCAATATTCATGCTTATTTCTCCCTCCCATTCCTCTTTAGATAATGTTAATGACAACGTTACTGTGTCACTGTACTATGAAACAAGTTTATGTCCACGTTGTGCCTCCTTTATCTCCAATGACCTCGTCAAGGTCTTCCACACTGACCTCCATACCATTACCAATCTAAGATTGGTCCCTTGGAGCAATGCTGAAATCCATTGCCAG catggagaagaagaatgcCACTTAAACACTATACatagttgtgtcatccatttcTGGCCTGATGTG CAGAAAGAACACTTGGAATTCATTGGCTGCACAGAGCAACAAAGCTTAAAGGGGTGGCCCGTTGAAGCACTGTGGAAAAATTGCAGTGAAAAGCTGAGATTGAATGAGGAGATAATCAACGAATGCTATACTACTGGATTTGGATATAAG CTTCTGCTGCAATATGCTAACGAAACCGCACATCTGAAGCCAGCTCAAGAATATGTGCCATGGGTGGTGGTGAATAATCAGCCACTCAGACAA gactttgaaaattttgtgaaatatgtgTGCCAAGCTTATAAAGGAGATCATAAACCAGCTGCTTGCAAAGCACAATCATCCAATCTCAGCCCAACCATCTATGCAT CATTTGCAGTACCCCAGCCGCCAGTAATTCCAGTGGTAGACTTCTACAAATTGGCGCTTCAGTGGCCTCCCTCTGTTTGTAGGTCTACTCTCAACTGTAAACTCCCAATCCCAACTGATTTCAAAATACATGGAATTTGGGCGCAAGACGCTCATGACATGCCGGTGCCCCCGTACGATGGAAGGAAGCCTTGCACCCATCCAGCACCTATTCTAAGCTGGTTACCACTCCAA catTTGTTGATGAGCGATGTAGCTCTTTGGAACCAATTGCCCACACGTTGGCCGAACTTGGCATCGACAGGGTCAGACAATGGGTTTTGGACCAAGGAATGGGTGAAACATGGCACATGTTCCGACTTTGCACAACATCCTCTGTCATACTTCCAATCGGCCATACAACTTAGGACAAATTTAAATCCAG CTATGGGACTCACACGTGGATCCACCTATACGGTCCGACAAGTTGCGGACATAGTTTTCCGGCTTATAGGAGCATCTCCACAAATTTCTTGCAGTAAACACAGAAGAACTAGAGTTCTACTACTCGGGGAGATGTTTATTTGTTATGGAAGACCGGGGCCATCCCATACCTTTGGAACTCCCCAAAATTGTTCCAACTTATTTTACGGCCTGTGCAGTAGTGGATCCGATACCATAGAATTTCCATAG
- the LOC107944130 gene encoding uncharacterized protein isoform X3: protein MAYLRPLIFYILAALAIFMLISPSHSSLDNVNDNVTVSLYYETSLCPRCASFISNDLVKVFHTDLHTITNLRLVPWSNAEIHCQHGEEECHLNTIHSCVIHFWPDKEHLEFIGCTEQQSLKGWPVEALWKNCSEKLRLNEEIINECYTTGFGYKLLLQYANETAHLKPAQEYVPWVVVNNQPLRQDFENFVKYVCQAYKGDHKPAACKAQSSNLSPTIYASFAVPQPPVIPVVDFYKLALQWPPSVCRSTLNCKLPIPTDFKIHGIWAQDAHDMPVPPYDGRKPCTHPAPILSWLPLQHLLMSDVALWNQLPTRWPNLASTGSDNGFWTKEWVKHGTCSDFAQHPLSYFQSAIQLRTNLNPAMGLTRGSTYTVRQVADIVFRLIGASPQISCSKHRRTRVLLLGEMFICYGRPGPSHTFGTPQNCSNLFYGLCSSGSDTIEFP from the exons ATGGCTTATCTTCGACCATTGATCTTCTATATTCTGGCTGCTCTTGCAATATTCATGCTTATTTCTCCCTCCCATTCCTCTTTAGATAATGTTAATGACAACGTTACTGTGTCACTGTACTATGAAACAAGTTTATGTCCACGTTGTGCCTCCTTTATCTCCAATGACCTCGTCAAGGTCTTCCACACTGACCTCCATACCATTACCAATCTAAGATTGGTCCCTTGGAGCAATGCTGAAATCCATTGCCAG catggagaagaagaatgcCACTTAAACACTATACatagttgtgtcatccatttcTGGCCTGAT AAAGAACACTTGGAATTCATTGGCTGCACAGAGCAACAAAGCTTAAAGGGGTGGCCCGTTGAAGCACTGTGGAAAAATTGCAGTGAAAAGCTGAGATTGAATGAGGAGATAATCAACGAATGCTATACTACTGGATTTGGATATAAG CTTCTGCTGCAATATGCTAACGAAACCGCACATCTGAAGCCAGCTCAAGAATATGTGCCATGGGTGGTGGTGAATAATCAGCCACTCAGACAA gactttgaaaattttgtgaaatatgtgTGCCAAGCTTATAAAGGAGATCATAAACCAGCTGCTTGCAAAGCACAATCATCCAATCTCAGCCCAACCATCTATGCAT CATTTGCAGTACCCCAGCCGCCAGTAATTCCAGTGGTAGACTTCTACAAATTGGCGCTTCAGTGGCCTCCCTCTGTTTGTAGGTCTACTCTCAACTGTAAACTCCCAATCCCAACTGATTTCAAAATACATGGAATTTGGGCGCAAGACGCTCATGACATGCCGGTGCCCCCGTACGATGGAAGGAAGCCTTGCACCCATCCAGCACCTATTCTAAGCTGGTTACCACTCCAA catTTGTTGATGAGCGATGTAGCTCTTTGGAACCAATTGCCCACACGTTGGCCGAACTTGGCATCGACAGGGTCAGACAATGGGTTTTGGACCAAGGAATGGGTGAAACATGGCACATGTTCCGACTTTGCACAACATCCTCTGTCATACTTCCAATCGGCCATACAACTTAGGACAAATTTAAATCCAG CTATGGGACTCACACGTGGATCCACCTATACGGTCCGACAAGTTGCGGACATAGTTTTCCGGCTTATAGGAGCATCTCCACAAATTTCTTGCAGTAAACACAGAAGAACTAGAGTTCTACTACTCGGGGAGATGTTTATTTGTTATGGAAGACCGGGGCCATCCCATACCTTTGGAACTCCCCAAAATTGTTCCAACTTATTTTACGGCCTGTGCAGTAGTGGATCCGATACCATAGAATTTCCATAG
- the LOC107944130 gene encoding uncharacterized protein isoform X4 — MAYLRPLIFYILAALAIFMLISPSHSSLDNVNDNVTVSLYYETSLCPRCASFISNDLVKVFHTDLHTITNLRLVPWSNAEIHCQHGEEECHLNTIHSCVIHFWPDVQKEHLEFIGCTEQQSLKGWPVEALWKNCSEKLRLNEEIINECYTTGFGYKLLLQYANETAHLKPAQEYVPWVVVNNQPLRQDFENFVKYVCQAYKGDHKPAACKAQSSNLSPTIYALPQPPVIPVVDFYKLALQWPPSVCRSTLNCKLPIPTDFKIHGIWAQDAHDMPVPPYDGRKPCTHPAPILSWLPLQHLLMSDVALWNQLPTRWPNLASTGSDNGFWTKEWVKHGTCSDFAQHPLSYFQSAIQLRTNLNPAMGLTRGSTYTVRQVADIVFRLIGASPQISCSKHRRTRVLLLGEMFICYGRPGPSHTFGTPQNCSNLFYGLCSSGSDTIEFP, encoded by the exons ATGGCTTATCTTCGACCATTGATCTTCTATATTCTGGCTGCTCTTGCAATATTCATGCTTATTTCTCCCTCCCATTCCTCTTTAGATAATGTTAATGACAACGTTACTGTGTCACTGTACTATGAAACAAGTTTATGTCCACGTTGTGCCTCCTTTATCTCCAATGACCTCGTCAAGGTCTTCCACACTGACCTCCATACCATTACCAATCTAAGATTGGTCCCTTGGAGCAATGCTGAAATCCATTGCCAG catggagaagaagaatgcCACTTAAACACTATACatagttgtgtcatccatttcTGGCCTGATGTG CAGAAAGAACACTTGGAATTCATTGGCTGCACAGAGCAACAAAGCTTAAAGGGGTGGCCCGTTGAAGCACTGTGGAAAAATTGCAGTGAAAAGCTGAGATTGAATGAGGAGATAATCAACGAATGCTATACTACTGGATTTGGATATAAG CTTCTGCTGCAATATGCTAACGAAACCGCACATCTGAAGCCAGCTCAAGAATATGTGCCATGGGTGGTGGTGAATAATCAGCCACTCAGACAA gactttgaaaattttgtgaaatatgtgTGCCAAGCTTATAAAGGAGATCATAAACCAGCTGCTTGCAAAGCACAATCATCCAATCTCAGCCCAACCATCTATGCAT TACCCCAGCCGCCAGTAATTCCAGTGGTAGACTTCTACAAATTGGCGCTTCAGTGGCCTCCCTCTGTTTGTAGGTCTACTCTCAACTGTAAACTCCCAATCCCAACTGATTTCAAAATACATGGAATTTGGGCGCAAGACGCTCATGACATGCCGGTGCCCCCGTACGATGGAAGGAAGCCTTGCACCCATCCAGCACCTATTCTAAGCTGGTTACCACTCCAA catTTGTTGATGAGCGATGTAGCTCTTTGGAACCAATTGCCCACACGTTGGCCGAACTTGGCATCGACAGGGTCAGACAATGGGTTTTGGACCAAGGAATGGGTGAAACATGGCACATGTTCCGACTTTGCACAACATCCTCTGTCATACTTCCAATCGGCCATACAACTTAGGACAAATTTAAATCCAG CTATGGGACTCACACGTGGATCCACCTATACGGTCCGACAAGTTGCGGACATAGTTTTCCGGCTTATAGGAGCATCTCCACAAATTTCTTGCAGTAAACACAGAAGAACTAGAGTTCTACTACTCGGGGAGATGTTTATTTGTTATGGAAGACCGGGGCCATCCCATACCTTTGGAACTCCCCAAAATTGTTCCAACTTATTTTACGGCCTGTGCAGTAGTGGATCCGATACCATAGAATTTCCATAG
- the LOC107935433 gene encoding F-box protein CPR1 has protein sequence MQRPRFELPEALVMEIPSKLPVKSLTRFNCVCKYWCSSFQTPHFISNNYHNNLENNNLNLLLSRCDGNTFQRYFSQLSNEKYQNYIVKQNIHLPFFKNDRPSVYGACHGLLCLLDPSKDKAAIWNPSTREFKILPPSSIQRPPYFSPFEETYLTLDDVSFDHASFGFDSKTDDYKVIRFVTLTFVNSEEQYPHPHFMDQVELYSLRSNSWKEIPCPDYKPTETTLGNNYVDGICYWKTETGAYLDFRGLILSFDMGNEKFSILPIPEFVGSFPEYYVNLLVFNGSLGAIVYPTEGIDTSFDLWVTSEGVWTKQFNIKSISGVVRPLGFGKNGDLFLRDTNDEVLLFDASTQELKELQINTYLDHFRFTISLHAYLESLVRINGIQENIEKHVIRQPARDASNEY, from the coding sequence ATGCAGAGGCCAAGGTTTGAATTGCCAGAAGCTTTGGTTATGGAAATTCCGTCAAAGCTTCCAGTTAAATCCCTTACTCGCTTCAACTGTGTTTGTAAGTATTGGTGTTCTTCTTTTCAAACTCCTCATTTCATTTCCAATAATTATCACAACAACCTTGAAAACAACAACCTTAATCTACTGCTTAGTCGCTGTGATGGTAACACCTTCCAACGTTATTTCTCTCAACTTTCAaatgaaaaatatcaaaattatatagtaAAACAAAACATTCACTTGCCCTTTTTTAAGAATGATCGCCCCTCTGTTTATGGTGCTTGTCATGGATTGTTGTGTTTACTTGATCCTTCAAAGGATAAGGCTGCCATTTGGAACCCATCAACCAGAGAGTTTAAAATCCTTCCACCATCTTCAATCCAACGCCCTCCATATTTTTCACCATTCGAAGAAACCTACCTTACTTTAGATGACGTTTCTTTTGACCACGCTTCTTTTGGGTTTGATTCTAAAACTGATGACTACAAAGTCATACGATTTGTTACTCTTACTTTTGTTAATAGTGAAGAACAATATCCACATCCTCATTTTATGGACCAAGTTGAGTTGTATTCTCTTAGAAGTAATTCCTGGAAGGAAATTCCATGTCCTGATTATAAACCAACTGAAACAACTTTGGGAAATAATTATGTAGACGGAATTTGCTATTGGAAAACAGAGACAGGGGCATATCTTGATTTTAGAGGACTAATTCTTTCATTTGACATGGGGAATGAGAAGTTCTCAATTTTACCTATCCCAGAATTCGTTGGGTCTTTCCCAGAATACTATGTTAATCTATTGGTGTTTAATGGATCACTTGGTGCTATTGTTTACCCAACGGAAGGAATTGACACGTCTTTTGATTTATGGGTTACAAGTGAAGGAGTGtggactaaacaattcaatattaAATCCATTTCTGGAGTTGTACGCCCACTGGGATTTGGAAAAAATGGTGACTTGTTTCTTAGAGACACAAATGATGAAGTACTCCTATTTGACGCCTCCACCCAAGAGCTTAAGGAGCTTCAGATTAATACTTATCTAGATCATTTTCGGTTCACCATCTCCCTTCACGCTTATTTAGAGAGCCTGGTTCGTATCAATGGAATACAAGAGAATATTGAGAAACATGTAATACGTCAACCAGCGAGAGATGCATCAAATGAATACTAA